Proteins encoded within one genomic window of Oncorhynchus tshawytscha isolate Ot180627B linkage group LG02, Otsh_v2.0, whole genome shotgun sequence:
- the LOC112221398 gene encoding troponin I, slow skeletal muscle: protein MPDQVQEQKSKISASRKLMLKSLMVAKAKEEIEQETVDKEEEKERYLAERAPPLQTGGMSFAELQELCQELHAKVDVVDEERYDIEVKVMHNTREIKDLNIKVLDLRGKFKRPNLRRVRVSADAILRSLLGSKHKVSMDLRTNLKSVKKEDTEKEKTVEVSDWRKNVEAMSGMEGRKKMFDAAKGPAP from the exons ATGCCGGATCAAGT ACAAGAG CAAAAGTCGAAGATCTCTGCCTCCCGTAAGCTCATGCTAAAG AGCTTAATGGTGGCCAAGGCGAAGGAGGAGATCGAGCAGGAGACAgtggataaagaggaggagaaggagaggtatcTGGCTGAGAGAGCTCCTCCCTTGCAGACTGGTGGCATGTCGTTTGCTGAGCTCCAG GAGTTATGTCAGGAGTTACATGCTAAGGTTGATGTGGTGGATGAGGAGCGATACGACATTGAAGTCAAAGTCATGCACAACACCAGAGAG ATCAAGGACCTGAACATCAAGGTTCTGGACCTGAGGGGGAAGTTCAAGCGGCCCAACTTGAGGAGGGTGAGGGTCTCTGCTGATGCCATCCTGCGCTCCCTTCTGGGCTCCAAACACAAGGTCTCCATGGACCTCCGGACAAACctgaagtcagttaagaaggAGGACACAGAGAAG gagaagacagtagaggtcagtGACTGGAGGAAGAATGTGGAGGCCATGTCTGGCATGGAGGGCAGAAAGAAGATGTTTGATGCAGCCAAAGGCCCCGCCCCATAG